Proteins found in one Pseudochaenichthys georgianus chromosome 13, fPseGeo1.2, whole genome shotgun sequence genomic segment:
- the ppm1lb gene encoding protein phosphatase, Mg2+/Mn2+ dependent, 1Lb, whose translation MIEDTMTLLSLLGRIMRYFLLRPETLFLLCISLALWSYFFHTDEVKTIVKSSRDAVKMVKGKVAEMMQNERFGGLDVLDAEFSNTWEFKSSNVAVYSIQGRRDHMEDRFEVLSDIVNKSHPSIFGIFDGHGGEAAADFAKAHLSGALRQQLLTYERERERDREKDKEKEEKKERGGLSYPSILEQQILNLDREMLEKLSATYNEAGTTCLVALLSDKELTVANVGDSRGVLCDKDGNAIPLSHDHKPYQLKERKRIKKAGGFISFNGSWRVQGILAMSRSLGDYPLKNLNVVIPNPDIMTFDLNKLQPEFMILASDGLWDTFSNEEAVRFIRERLAEPHFGAKSIVLQSFYRGCPDNITVMVVKFKGKASEK comes from the exons ATGATAGAGGATACAATGACCCTGTTGTCTCTGTTAGGTCGGATCATGCGTTATTTTCTGCTCAGACCGGAGACCTTGTTCCTGCTGTGCATCAGCCTGGCTCTGTGGAGTTACTTCTTCCACACGGACGAAGTGAAGACCATCGTCAAGTCCAGCCGGGATGCGGTCAAGATGGTCAAGGGGAAAGTGGCGGAGATGATGCAGAACGAGCGGTTCGGAGGGCTGGACGTCCTGGACGCGGAGTTCTCCAATACATGGGAGTTCAAGAGCAGCAACGTGGCCGTGTACTCCATCCAAGGCCGGCGAGACCACATGGAGGACCGGTTCGAGGTGCTCAGCGACATCGTCAACAAGAGTCACCCCTCTATTTTTGGGATTTTTGATGGCCATGGAGGAGAG GCTGCGGCTGACTTCGCCAAGGCCCACCTGTCTGGGGCGCTCCGCCAGCAGCTACTGACCTACGAACGTGAGAGAGAGCGAGacagagaaaaagacaaggagaaagaagaaaaaaaggaaagggGCGGCCTGTCCTATCCTTCCATACTGGAGCAGCAGATATTGAATCTGGACAGAGAAATGCTTGAGAAGCTCTCTGCCACTTACAATGAAGCAG GTACTACGTGTCTGGTGGCCCTGCTCTCTGATAAGGAGTTGACGGTGGCCAACGTTGGAGACTCGCGTGGAGTTCTTTGTGACAAAGACGGAAATGCTATTCCTCTGTCGCATGACCACAAACCTTACCAGCTAAAAGAACGCAAGAGGATCAAGAAGGCTG GTGGGTTCATCAGCTTCAACGGCTCGTGGCGTGTGCAGGGCATCCTGGCCATGTCCCGTTCTTTGGGTGATTACCCGCTGAAGAACCTCAACGTGGTCATTCCCAATCCGGACATCATGACGTTTGACCTGAACAAGCTGCAGCCGGAGTTCATGATCCTGGCCTCGGACGGCCTGTGGGACACCTTCAGCAACGAGGAGGCGGTTCGCTTCATCAGGGAACGACTGGCCGAGCCTCATTTCGGCGCAAAGAGCATCGTCCTCCAATCCTTTTATCGTGGTTGCCCTGACAACATCACCGTCATGGTAGTCAAGTTTAAAGGCAAGGCCAGCGAGAAGtag